The following nucleotide sequence is from Chelonia mydas isolate rCheMyd1 chromosome 5, rCheMyd1.pri.v2, whole genome shotgun sequence.
GGAGTAACCCACTAACCTTTGTCAAACACTGTCTTGGACTTAGCTACCAGGTCAGCTGCCAAGCTTGGGAGCGCAGTATTTCAATCCCTGTTTTACTGATATAGCTGCAACTTATTCCCACCATCCTGAAGACGATACTACTTGACTGTCACATACAGTGGGATCTACACTAACATGTACTTGAAGGAAGAATGATTACATACACTACAATAACTCTCTGGTTCTTTGATATCTTATCGGTGTGGATCGCACAGGTTACATGAGGCACAGAGTGCATATGCTGCCATGATGGACATTGCTATTCAAAAGAATCTCCTCTCTCATGGATGATACACATGTACAACCACAGTGGGATCCACAGTTACTGctgggtaagtaaccattttttaaaaagccttaatTGTTTGATAGGTCAAGATTTGGTATACTCTTCTAGGTCTATGCCAAAACTTCTCTATTTTGCCAAAAGGGGGCATACACTGCTATAGAAACAATCACATCCTAAGGTGTGAGAATTTCCACCTACTTGTAGATGTGAAGTATTTACTGTTGTCTGCTGTGACAGTGATGCATACCCAACTTTGAATTACAGTGATGTACTTAGTTGCAATTCTACAAACTTAATGCATTTTTTCTTGCTCTGTAGTCTAGATCATAATTTCTCAAACAATCATAAATGACCAACAACATTCAAAAGAAACTGAATTAGAAATTCTTATTGGTAGCTAAATTGAAGTTTTTATTTTCTGCTCCTGCCTTTGATGTGatatttcttttaatgtaggAATCAACAGAACAGCCTTGAGGGAGATAAAATTGTTACAGGAGCTAAGCCATCCAAATATCATTGGTGTAAGTATAAAATGAgtactacttgtggcacctgcaGTATGTCAGTCCCTGAATACTGTAGATATAAAACAGTATATCCACAAAGACTTACTGCTGTGATCATGAAAATTTTTATCTTAATTCTTATACTGGCCATCTTGCAAGTTGGCAAACCATGATAAaatattaactttaataaaaaggCAGGTCTCAAAATCCACATGCATTTTTGCCAAGGGTTAGTTGGAAACTTTTGCTGTTTAGGTGGGGGGAGAGTTGCAAATCCtgaaattcaaatttaaaaataaaattgattgtTAATCAATGCAGTGTGGCATTTCCCTGACTTTTTGCATGTTGTCTTGCCTCTGTTGCTACTCCACTTTCCTAAGCAACAGCCCCGTGAAACTGACAAGGTCTGTTCAGTTTCACTAATGCTATTTAAAATCCAGTGGGCAGCAGTGTAATACTTGTAGTTCAGAGCGTgcatttttttagttttttgactttCAGCTTCAGATAAATGTTTGTAAAGGTAAGTACTAGTGATGGGTGATTCTCTAAACGGTTGGTTCAGATAGACGTACAAAAGTTCAGgtgctttatttaaatattttccatggAAGTATACTGTTCTTGCTGGATCTCAAGCCCATTCTTACAGCGTTTCCATACTTGTAGCTGAAACCAGGAGGTGCTCAAACACATGAATTAAAAAGCAGTTAACTTGACTGCAAACATTCAAAAAAGGCTTTAGCTTGTATGTTCTCTAACTCATTTCAGCATCTTTACTAGGATGGGCAAAACTGTTTGAGTCTTTGACAGATAACTTGCAAACTTAGACGTTCTTAATTGTCCACTTATGAACTGAAGTCCTAAATGCTGAATTATGGCCAAGAACAGTTTGCCAAAACCATACAAAACTGAATCCATGCAAGCAGGGACCACGGGTGCCTGATAatagtgggggggcgggggcagaggggggcatgctcagtacaagccaagcagcaaatggggagggggggaaggaggcatgTGACCCTCCCCTTATGCCTCCCCTCTACACTCAAGAATAGGTAAAGCATTTTTGAAAGAGCAAGAACAAGGAAGAGACTCCATCATGCTCTTGTCTGCTCTGTTAATTTTTGATATAACTCCCACTGTAGTTCAGGCTGTGAAGGTAATCCTATTTTATAGGAGTGTCTAACTCTGTTGTTAAAATATTCTTGGTAAAATGTAGTAATTCATTGATATCTTGCTTTCCACAACCAGCTCTCTGTACAGCTTTTCGTGAGTGATGTGCccaaatacttggatgctaaCATTGAacctgtattgttaaatttattcacctaaatttggggttttgctgattatgtactatatgtagcctatcactttttaaacaaactttacaTTTGTGGATAATCCTAGCACTATACCCAGACATTcaaacactcttttcttaacctgtgtattatatatttttttaacattatctttaataaattttaattctgTACAACTAGTACACCTTCCATTCAGGATCTCTTTTTTACAAAGACAAATTTAAGCCCCTTAACTTCCTTGTGAAGTGGGTTGGAATGGTCATTTCTgctttacagattgggaaactaaGACAGCGTTTGTAATTTTCTTATGGACACATAGCAAGAAAGACAGCCTGAATGTCAGATTTCCCCATACTGCCCTCTAATCGCTACAGTATGTTCTCTTCCCTATATGTGCaaccctgctcccccatcctgaAAACCCTCACAACACATACTGAAGTGTCAcagcattaaaatattaaaagtacTCTGCagtcaaatatatttttcattttgtggtGTATTTTGGTTTTCCAGCTTCTTGATGCATTTGGACACAAATCCAATATTAGTCTGGTCTTTGATTTTATGGAAACAGATCTAGAGGTAAGACTGCTTTAGCTGTTGCCTTCTTTTGATTCAATACTTGGAATGTTTTAATTTTCAATATTGTGTACAAAACCATTGAAATACTGGAAACCGTGATAATGTATTCCTTTTTCATATTGATATGCAGATGGTATCTCCAAGTAAATGCATTCCGAAAATACTTATATCAAGAAAGATTAGTGATTTGTATTTGTAAGACATCAGAATCTGTAACATGAATTAGACAAATACAACTTTGTCAGTTCAGGTcgtatctttttaaaatctgttttatagTATATTAACATTCATGCATTCTTAATTAGGATGCAATGCTTTACTTTTTAATACTGCTCTAGACTGTCAGTAGGCTTTTGTCAAGAAATAGTTTATTAATCTCATATTTGTGTAGTATTAACGTTTTGAGACCCCAGTCGTAGACCAGGACCTCGTTGTGCTAGACAATGTACAATCAGTTACTGAATTTTGTAATTAGTAGTAATAGGCATGCAATCCTGTTTGAATCTGTTCTGTTAACCTGTGAATTGGGTGCATTCCAAGAAATATAGATCACATATTATCCATGGATAGTTTTCTGTTTTGCTGATGCTTGATCCCTATTGGAGTCTACATGAGTAAATCTTCTCAGGGGATTTGATATCATATGTTTTGAAGACTGTAGTAGGCAAGAGTGCCTGTTAAGTCAATGATGGTTGTGCATGTGCAGTGACTATCCATGCTTTATAGGGAAAAGAGCTTAGTTTAATGGCAGTAATATGTCATATATAATGCAGTGAGCTGCAAGAAGAGCATATACAAACATTAAAACACTAGTTGTCTGTTTCACTAATCTGTAATGCCTGTCATAAAGGAAGATCTGCTTCAACTAGAGGAATACAAGATCAAAACAAAGTTAATATATtactaaacaaaatgaaagttttttgCTAATAGCAATGTTTACCCTTTCCTTGATGATGATGTGCTCCAAATACTCATAGGAAATCAAGCTGAGACTTGTAAAATATCAACTATTAGTTTTGATCTATGTATTTTCCTAATATGTTTACTTAGTTTTGAATTTTATAGATAAGTAAAGTTAAATCTATTTGTCTAGTGACAAACTAGGACAAGGAAAAACAAAGCATTCATTTGTATTTTGGTAGCATCCAGAAGACCCAGCTGGGATCAGGATCTGTAGTGATTAGCATTGTACgacatataagaacataagaatggccatactgggtcagaccaaaggttcatccagcccagtatcctgtctaccgacagtggccaatgccaggtgccccagagggagtgaacctaacaggtaatgatcaagtgatctctctcctgccatccatctccaccctctgacgaacagaggctagggacaccattccttacccatcctggctaatagctattaatggacttaacctccatgactttatccagttctcttttaaaccctgttatagtcctagccttcacaacctcctcaggcaaggagttccacaggttgattgtgcgctgagtgaagaagaacttccttttatttgtgttaaacgtgctgcccattaatttcatttggtggcccctagttcttatattattggaacaagtaaataacttttccttattcactttctccacactactcatgattttatagacctcaatcatatccccccttaatcttctattttccaagctgaaaagtcctatcctctttaatctctcctcatatgggacccattccaaacccctaatcattttagttgccattttctgaaccttttctaatgccggtatatcctttttgagatgaggggaccacatctgtatgcagtattcaagatgtgggcataccatggatttatataagggcaataagatattctccatcttattctctatcccttttttaatgattcctaacatcctgtttgcttttttgactgctgctgcacactgcatggatgtcttcagagaactatccacgatgactaaaatctttctcctgattagttgtagctaaattagcccccatcatattgtatagttggggttatttttttccaatgtgcattactttacgttTATCCTCATTAAATTTCATTTACCAAGTTTTCATATAGAAAACTTAATGCAGTCTAAGAACTATTTTAGATATTTTACAAATTTCAACTTGAATTTTTAAGCGTGTTGGGAAATGGAAGCTACTGTAGGAATGCAAAGCATTATTCCTAGAAAACAAGTGGAGGGAGCAGTGTGTAGAGGCAGagagaatgtttaaaaaataggATGGAGCAAGTTCATGAAAGCTATACAAAAAAGTGGAGGCCATTTTTACTTGGATTCTGAAACAAGTGGATTTGTTAAAATGGTAGTCAATAGGTCATACCTACATGTGTCTGCAGAGGGCTCTTGTGCTCTGCCAAGGCTAGAGTCCTGGAGCTATACTGAAGGAAGGTAAAATAGTTCAGGCAGAGCACACACAAGTATAAATGAGGATTTATGTGAGGGACTTACCACAATAGCATATGCGGTATATTTTGTTGAGGTGGTAGAGTTATAGTTAAGCATATTCCTTTTGCCTAAGAGAGGCACTTTAGCTCTTGAAATAACTAGCTGGAAGAAGTTGAGATTTCAGATCAAGCTTATATGGTCATGCGGGTAGAGAAAACATGGAGTCAATGTCAACTTAACAGAAATATGGTATCCGGAATAGCTGTGGTCTCCATTTCAATTTCTGTTCTCCAGTGTAGTTAGCTATAACTTTTTTTGCTAGAGAAACTTAAGAATTTCAACTACTTTTTACATAACTCAGTGGCATAGAATCTTATTAGCAATTGCACCTCGTAACATTCAACTTTGCTTAAAGGAAAATAGTAACATTAAGCAAAGAGAATTGTAATATAATTAAACATAGTTAGATTTTTGGTAGAGAGTTTCATAACATGCTTTTTCCCAGGTTATAATAAAGGATAGTAGTCTTGTGCTGACACAATCTCACATCAAAGCATATATGCTGATGACACTTCAAGGACTGGAATATTTACATCAGCACTGGATTCTACACAGGGTAAGTAAGAATATTCTAAAAGGAACAAAGTCCCTTTCAGTAAAAGAGTTGCTAAAGGAAACTTTACACCCTGTAACAAAATGGTGACACTTTTTGGTAGAGCTTAGTAGATCCAAAAGTAATCTCTCTGTAAAGTCCATGTAGCATAGTTTTATAAAAGGGCGGGGGGCATGGGCGGGCGCTGAGGGGAGAAGGAAAACTTTAGTGGTTTTTATTATGGAGACACAATTCCAATGCCTGCAGCCCAATAGCTGAgaaaccctacaataacaatccACTGTACAGTTAGGAAAGTATTCCTATTTACTTATGAAAGTCTTCCATTTCAAAATTGCAGTAGAGTACTGTATAATGGTACTTTAAATCTTTTGATTGCAACTCTTATCTTGGCTGTTCTGAACTGGAAAGCACCAACTTATTGTGATGAAATAAATGACTAAATGGAGTTTAATAAAAAGGGCTGGTTTCAAGTGTGTAGTAGAAGGCTGCTAAATTCctagttaatatattttaaaaatcaattcaaATAAAACTAGTGTACTGCACTTCAGGGAGCAAATGCATCTCTAAAACTTTTGTGGTAACCGTCAGAGTAATGCCACAAAACTAAACTGCTGCTCTTTGGCAGCAAAGATATGGCCACACTTAAATCAGCTTTTTAAAGGTGTTTGGAAAATCTGCAGCTCAAGTAGCAGAAGCACTACAGCCAAAGACACTCATAGGTGTAATGCAAAGTTTATTTTTGCAAAAGGGGCTTTCTATAAAGATAGAAGCTTGTCTCCTAGAATAACTTTAATAAAAGAGTGCCGGGGAGCTCCTTATTAGTCATGCTTTTATTGATACAGTAAATTTTATTGTCTTTGTCCCTTTCTTGACAGGATCTCAAACCAAACAATTTGTTACTAGATGAAAATGGAGTTCTAAAATTGGCTGACTTTGGCTTGGCAAAATCTTTTGGAAGCCCAAATAGAGTCTATACACACCAGGTAGTAACAAGGTAAGAAATAAAGCACTCTGCTTGGCTGTTGAATAGATGGGTATCTTGTAAAATCAGCTCTGTGCACAAGCCCAAGAGCTAACTTTATAAGACTGTGGCAATGGGAACCTGAATAACTGCTATAAAAGCTGACCTCAGTGCTTTGCAAGGTTATCTAATTGCTTTTGAGAACTGCCAGTAAAAAGGATTTTTGtatctgtgttggtcccaggatattagagagacaaggtgggtgaagtaatatcttttattggaccaaattctcttgatgagagagacaagcttttgagcttacactgagctcttcttcaggtcacatgtgtaagcttgaaagctagTCTTTCCaggagaatttggtccaataaaaaaatattacctcacccactgtcTCCATAAAAACGATTATGGAATACACGCCTATACAAGATCTTCTGTAACTCTAGTGTAGTCTTTTCTTCAGAAACACAAGGAAATATGTACACTAGTCTTGAGTCTGGTTGTAGTTAACTTCTGAAACAATGAGGCTTATgctctttattttttatatattaaccAGATTATTTGCCCTAAATGTAGTAGTCCTAAACACTCACTCATTTGCCTCTTAAGGTAACTAAATGGTCTTAATTGACATCAGATAgatctgttggtttttttttaaatatttaatacacaCTTCTAAAAACAGAGTGGGGGTGCAAGGCACAACTGAACTgccagaatattttttttgtttgtctacACTAATATGAATAGTtgggatttattttaaatatctttttctAATGGAAGAAATGGAAGCTAGATTTGTTATAGATGTTTGATTAATGGAAGAAATGAGATGATGCTTCCAAATGTTGGCTATTATGCCATCTACTAAGTTGTGCTTGAATACTAGTGTATTCATCACTGCAAGCGGAATCTAATTAAGATGTTATCTTCATGTGTCAGGTAAACTGAATTGTTCTAGGCAGGGATACTAGCTACTTTGTGTTAATAGTAACTGCCAGGATTCATTCTACACAAGAATCTCAGCACTTAGATCATCAGTGGCTGTCTCTGTGACTTTTGAGGTCTGGATATTGGCAGGAATTTTGATGCCTACTTGTTTTGTTTCCTGACAAATAACCTTGATTGTTTTTCGTTATTCAGACTGCCAGTTATCCTCTGTCTTTTGAGTTTGCAGTCCAATTGTTTGCTAAGTGCAAATATGAACTGCAATTTCACTTCATTTTGGGGAGGTGTGTACAGCATTGGGATGTTGAACCACATCCTTAAAGGGAAAAAAGCTCTCTCCAAGATGTAGATCTTTTCAGGAATTAAATTGATGATAAATATCCAGGGAGTGAGCAATAAACATTCTCTAACACTTCTGCTCAGTTAAAtactttatttatttgcattactgtattATACAAATTATCCTTGCTTGAAAGTGTTCCTGCTTGCTTTTCAGGTGGTATCGAGCACCTGAGCTACTGTTTGGTGCTAGAATGTATGGTGtaggtgtagatatgtgggctgTTGGCTGTATCTTAGCAGAACTACTTCTTAGGGTAAGCCTCGAACACAAATATTTCTGTTAATCTATAATATAATATAGCTCTTGTACATAGGTTCTTATGTACTTCTTTAGTATTTTAACCTTTGACATTTATAACCCCATACTATCTATTTTAATTAATCATTAACAGAAATCCGATATCTCATCTCAATCACTTTTATTAGCAAAGTCATGCATTGCTTGTATATCACTAGTGACTCTCATTCCATATGCACTGAAGTACAATGTCTAGGAATGTTAAAAGTATGTACTAACTTTCCGTGTGTTGTCCTTCCCCTACTAACCATGGATCGGCAGAACAAAGTTTAATGTCAACATCTGTCTAACTTTAAATGTGGTGGTTCTCAGATTTTGTGCATGGATCATAGCTCTTCcttgcgcttttttttttttgctagtgaCTGACTCATTTAAGTGTGCCCCTTACAATACAGTTCCTTAGGAaaaaaggtggaggaggagaataaAATTCTTTCCACTTTTGTTCAAAAAGCTAAACTCTCTTTAAAGTAGGATAAGCTTGAGAGAAATGATGTTGATATTTAGGAGGCTTAATGATGGAAAGGGTAGTGTCCTATTGGACCATCTAATCCAATCCTGCAATGCAGGATACTGCACTACAGCATACTTGCTGTTACTTTGTCTAGTTTTAGACAATTTTAAGAAACTTTTATCCAAAATGTCTCTTAAACAGAAAATACTGAGAGGAAAATATAAACTAAATGTCACAAAAACATTGGGTGTCCCCtttgccttgattttttttaatgaatatctTAGTACACTGACTTTTCCGTTTTGATTtcagttaccctcactgttatcTATTAATGTGTTAAGCGTGAAGAATTAGATAATATTAATAGTCACCTTATTCTTCAACTTCTGTCGCAGAACTCTATCTTCTGCCTTTGGCCTAATTCAGTCTGCCATGTACTTACAATACACAATTTCCTCCTCTACTTCCAATGTAGTTTAAACTTGACAAACACTGGTTAGGCAATTTCTAACCCAGTGAATCAGTACCCCGTTAGTTTTGCTTGAGTGGAAATCATTTAATTCCTAGTATGGTCATCACAAGATTCATTCAGAAGTTCTGAATACGAAACCTAGATAGTCTCCAGTATcagtcttcctctttcttccctagTTGTGGGCATTCGAAAGATCACAAAGTGACtgaggaaaaaattaaaacatgcaaCTATACAGATTTAGGTTGCTTAACATGGTATGTTTAACTTTTTAGTAGGTTAAAAAGAGGCATACCTTTGTACAATCTCACTTACGTAATGGTTGTTTAGCTTCATAATAGAAAATCTAGTGATGAGGTTAATGATGTCATGCATAAATGTAAACGGCATTTGAAACCTATTTCGACATTATGGTGAAGCCCCAAGCATTCCATCAGTGCCCATCTACAGCCAGTTAGTATCCAAAGCTATGTTACTGTAACAGTAGAATACGTTCACAAAGGGAAAAATCAAAGTTGTTCCCTGGGAGTCCAAGTTCAGAAGTTGATTTAAACCTTTAAATTAAAATGGCTGTTGTGTTTGCCTTCTTACAGGTTCCTTTTTTGCCAGGAGACTCTGATCTTGATCAgctgacaaaaatatttgaaacgCTGGGGACTCCAACAGAAGACCAGTGGCCTGTAAGTCCTTTAGTTAACAAACCTATCTCAGCATTCTCTTTTTATATTACTGTCAACTGCTTGAATTAAATTTAAACTTGTACCAAAATATTTGGTAATTACTTTTAAAAGATTGTTAGCGGAATTTACAAAACAAAGTGCAGAGGACAGTTAGTTGGGGTTTCCAAAACTGCTATTTGGATTAGACACCTGCTAATATAATAGCATGTGGTAATTTAAGAGTGAAACTAGAACTTCTCATGATACTTTCATCATATGATGATAGCCATGGGACACATGGAAGAGTGATAATTTAATGCTTTTTCATTTAATCTTGTTTGATATAGTCAGGTAGTTTGTAGGCATTTGCAAATGCATTTTGATTCGAAACAGTTATATGCTGTCATAGCATAATTCAAAAGGAAGTGTTTAAAGATTCTTGCAATATTTTATCATGTTCTTGGTGCTTAATGAAAATTTTATCCTTGAAGAAATTCTTGTTTGTAGGATACTTGGCCAAAAGAGAGGATATATTCTGAAATTAATTCACAAATCTTCAAAATTAAGAATCTTCATTCCCTCACTTCTGTAAACTATACAAGAGAGAtgtaattcattcattcatcatgTTTACTGCCACTTTAACATGCTGTGGTGTGCTTGGTTAAAACTTACTGCAGTATAAATGATGTTGCTAGAAATATTTAGCATCATTTGGCTATTAAGTTTATCAATGTAACTTTGCATGATattgggggaagaagagaggtgACTTGCAAACTGCATGAAAACAACAGTAAGATATGCATTATTGCAACTTGAACAGGTGTTAATCTGTTTGGCTcaattcttttttcaaaattattcagTTTCCCACTCCAGAAGCAGTTGCAGAGTATTACTTATGCGGAACATAGTCTCCCATGTTGTTGATGCAAATGACTTCCATGTTAGAGAGGCCAACTTAAATTGCTTTTGTCTGAAAATCTTGCGTGTTACTGCAAAACACTCCTAAGGTTACAATAATGAGAGACTAgaggggaaatttttttcaattttgttagTGCATTTGataataatcatttttgttgtttcccTTCTATAGTCATTAACTTTCCCGCTTTGTGGAGCTCTTTACACTGCATAATAGGAAAAATCCTTTAGAAAGGGGagtgtgattgtaaaaccacaacaTTGATAAGTTTGTTACCTGAAACTAATGTAATAGTTTTTATTAAACTGACTCAATTTCAGATTGACAGTATGCTTTAAAAGTTGACTATTACTTCTGATCTATAAGCTGCGCTGTGGCAGTTCCTTCAGTTGGGGGTATAAGCTTttctttatttgttgttttaaaatctaattCCCATTTTGTTTTCATAGGGCATGTCAAGTCTTCCAGACTATGTAACATTTAAAAGTTTCCCTGGAATGCCACTTCAACATATCTTCAGTGCAGCTGGTGATGACTTGCTAGATCTTCTCCAAGGTCTATTCATATTTAATCCTTGTACTAGGGTCACAGCTACACAGGTATGGTAGACTGTTTTTATTGTATGTTATAGATTGTGTACATTCTAACATCTCTTGTTAACATCAGTTAAATATCTCTTGGATGTGAGGAGTGATAGTTTAGGTTTGAGATAAAATGTCCTcttacttatttgtattatagtacaTAGGAGCCCCTGCCATGGACGAGAAACCCATCTTGCTCTGATCATATAATTACTATAAAACCTTCTCATGCTATGGAGACTTTCAAAGGTATAAATGGCAGTTCGAAGTTAATGTCTGTCTGCCActtgtctttgaaaatcttaccctacAGATCTAGGTTGAAGTTAGGAGGATGAAAGATTTGGGGCTCCTAGGCTTTTTTGACACTTTAATTACATCCTAACTTTGCAACACTATTTTCATTACCACCACCATAgctcctaggagccctagtcatggggcAGGATCCTATTGTGGGCACTGTACAAAGAACATCAAGATGGCTCCTTCCCCAAATGCGcagtctaagtataagacaagagacaatagatACAGACAAatgagggagtacaaggaaacagtgagtcCGTATGAGTCTGCTTGATAGTCTGTGGTATCAGTACACTGTTCAGCTACCTGGTGAACTTTGAGCTTTACATGTCTTCATATAGGACCTTCCATCccttattttataaatgtttaaatcATAAATTCATATTAATATTCCATTTTTCTCAGTTTCTTTTGCAACTCTTGACCCTCCCCTTTTACAGTGGGAGCCTTATCCCAGAATTTTCATCtcaaatctcaggtttcagagtagcagctgtgttagtctgtattcgcaaaaagaaaaggagtgcttgtggctccttagagactaacgcatttatttcTCTAATAAATGCGTTAGTCAttcacatctgatgaagtgagctgtagctcacgaaagcttatgctcaaataaatgtgttaatctctaaggtgccacaagtcctccttttctttttgcatctcaAATCTGTTGCTGAAAGTCTGTGACAACTTTTCTTTGTCACTTTGTGGGGGGATGGATCCATATGTTCAGTACTGATGAGTCCTTTAGTCTCCATGCTATAGGAGGCAGTCAGATGTTTTGATTGGCTGGGCTGATTCTCCAGGTAACTGCTCTcactgggaagtagtgactcaaAAAGATTTGGGGCTTTTGGTGGATAAACAGATGACTataagctcccagtgtgacactgtggccaaaagagctaatgtgatcctgggatacataaacaggggaatgaggcatagaagtagagaggttattttaccgctgtatttggcactggtgtgacctctgctggaatactgtgtacagttatGGTGCCCACAATTTGAGAaaggatgttgatgaattggagagggtttagagacAAGATTAGAAAACGTGCTTtatagcagaggttctcaacctttttctttctgaagccccccctccccccaacatgctaagcccacctgtgtcacaataatgggttttctgcatataaaatccAGGGCTAGTGTTAAGGGGTAGCAACAGGGCAATTGCTTGGGGCCTCATGCCACAGGAGctcccacaaagctacattgctcaggcttcagcctcaaGTGGAAGGGCTCAGGACCTGGGCTTCAACCCCATGCagcagggctttggctttctgccctgggccccagtgagtctaatgctggtcctgcttggtggccccctgaaacctgcttgcggcccccctGGGGGCTtcggacctctggttgagaaccactgccttatagtaatagactcaaggcgcttgtcaaggttccttccccactctgaactctagggtacagatgtggggacatgcatgaaagaccccctaagcttattcttaccagcttaggttaaaacttccccaaggtacaaacttttaccttttgtccttggaccttatgctgccaccaccaagtgccctaaacaaaacagggaaagagcccacttggagacgtcttccccccaagtcctacaccccctttcctggggaaggcttgataaaaatcctcaccaatttgcacaggtgaacacagacccaaacccttggatcttaagaacaacgaaaaagcaatcgggttcttaaaagaagaattttaattaaagaaaaagtaaaaagaatcacctctgtaatcaggatggtgaataccttacagggtaattaggttCAAAACCTA
It contains:
- the CDK7 gene encoding cyclin-dependent kinase 7 isoform X2; this translates as MDDTHVQPQWDPQLLLGINRTALREIKLLQELSHPNIIGLLDAFGHKSNISLVFDFMETDLEVIIKDSSLVLTQSHIKAYMLMTLQGLEYLHQHWILHRDLKPNNLLLDENGVLKLADFGLAKSFGSPNRVYTHQVVTRWYRAPELLFGARMYGVGVDMWAVGCILAELLLRVPFLPGDSDLDQLTKIFETLGTPTEDQWPGMSSLPDYVTFKSFPGMPLQHIFSAAGDDLLDLLQGLFIFNPCTRVTATQALKQKYFSNRPGPTPGIQLPRPNCPAEALKEQQNSLLNLKRKRTEGIDQGLPKKLIF
- the CDK7 gene encoding cyclin-dependent kinase 7 isoform X1, whose amino-acid sequence is MRRELGEGAGFRVEGRKQRASQVVTVLNPPGPAGSFPRPVMDARARAKRYEKLDFLGEGQFATVYKARDKNTNQIVAIKKIKLGHRSEAKDGINRTALREIKLLQELSHPNIIGLLDAFGHKSNISLVFDFMETDLEVIIKDSSLVLTQSHIKAYMLMTLQGLEYLHQHWILHRDLKPNNLLLDENGVLKLADFGLAKSFGSPNRVYTHQVVTRWYRAPELLFGARMYGVGVDMWAVGCILAELLLRVPFLPGDSDLDQLTKIFETLGTPTEDQWPGMSSLPDYVTFKSFPGMPLQHIFSAAGDDLLDLLQGLFIFNPCTRVTATQALKQKYFSNRPGPTPGIQLPRPNCPAEALKEQQNSLLNLKRKRTEGIDQGLPKKLIF
- the CDK7 gene encoding cyclin-dependent kinase 7 isoform X3; this encodes METDLEVIIKDSSLVLTQSHIKAYMLMTLQGLEYLHQHWILHRDLKPNNLLLDENGVLKLADFGLAKSFGSPNRVYTHQVVTRWYRAPELLFGARMYGVGVDMWAVGCILAELLLRVPFLPGDSDLDQLTKIFETLGTPTEDQWPGMSSLPDYVTFKSFPGMPLQHIFSAAGDDLLDLLQGLFIFNPCTRVTATQALKQKYFSNRPGPTPGIQLPRPNCPAEALKEQQNSLLNLKRKRTEGIDQGLPKKLIF